The following proteins are co-located in the Besnoitia besnoiti strain Bb-Ger1 chromosome Unknown contig00007, whole genome shotgun sequence genome:
- a CDS encoding uncharacterized protein (encoded by transcript BESB_070990), whose protein sequence is MSLQLSHSWVASVRQPRGVQPKRKLFSAGLKKGLFERLNSGATTGAGQHAHGQSQAPLDPLPLASSATAAMAQASTSSGPEGHLPSDGCATASSAAPLSPDARSSSPFVASWSSSPPPWGVPLSSPPQLFPPPFGASSLSTPFWTSPPSEAPSQAPPSPTYSLGQQIWSFEDSGKSILLKARAGAFEFTSLLLAHPLRHLEQLLEGASQKGEAERDPGGAASERLPLPSSCPACARPSVCLRAGDRIVVEGATQSGKTLLLRQLAAEIALACYPKSAPLNCDSRGRGQGVLVLSYGGDVSLLNIRETIEDMLAEKLQASPTGAEPRAHAAPLKPARVARPSRLSEAKRERLAVRRAAAQALRHVFVISIYTPLQLLHVTKWLPFFCATHPSVRALLVDGVVTTAAAALAASPGGPAQTFFRFAPCGGESRDPGRRERKRRRRGETANSDHGDSGALERRGGLAASLGSAGASPASSGGGGTGSKPATSFSRSAAPAAAASARATPTSSMQLLTLAVQQILRVHQEQRLLLVYTKQTAASAAAARGGEGEAEPGDKRVAIPLPLPRFAARAGDAEGSAELPAEARSLGSAASRAAPPSEEARERQTARGPGASPSRGDRAADTAFHRDSLWTLAGFPRFPRGAVGFLLRRVASDAWVRATRQPVSKLVSCLHKSRARRGSEGEGSERFARGAAPRRASRVYQLQLLKAESLASCGAQPPEAVTREGEPPHASTFQEGSQSALTGTVLACVCSCSSVGGLSGRGASGDLRRSQATHASAAAGVGSAESPDAVRARVVCAVAGNTHLVANEDSVGACLLRRSSEAEGAESAAKPRGGLREAPRREEVEGGASGLQERGGGAAALFRRSFAESVAEGSDVALARRQATGGTCGVFVLLTKHGSRDVVQLL, encoded by the exons ATGTCCCTACAGCTGTCGCATTCTTGGGTTGCTTCAGTGCGGCAACCCCGCGGTGTCCAGCCCAAGCGTAAACTCTTCTCAGCGGGGCTAAAAAAGGGTCTTTTCGAGCGGCTAAACTCAGGAGCCACAACGGGCGCAGGTCAGCATGCGCACGGGCAGAGTCAGGCGCCCCTAGatcctcttcctctcgcttcgtctgcgacgGCCGCCATGGCGCAGGCCTCAACTTCCTCCGGGCCCGAGGGTCACCTTCCCTCCGACGGTTGCGCCaccgcttcttccgctgcgcctctctccccagacgcgcgctcttcttccccctTCGTGGCCTCTtggtcgtcttctccgccccccTGGGGCGTCCCCttgtcgtcgcctccgcagctctttccgccgcccttcggcgcgtcttcgctctctaCGCCTTTTTggacgtctccgccgtctgaagcgccttcgcaggcgcctccttctcccaCTTATTCGCTAGGCCAGCAGATCTGGAGCTTCGAGGACTCTGGGAAGTCAATTCTCCtcaaggcgcgcgcgggcgcctttGAGTTCAcgtcgctcctcctcgcccaccCGCTGCGGCACCTTGAGCAGCTGCTTGAAGGAGCCTCACAgaaaggcgaggcagagcgcgaccctggaggcgccgcgtcagAGAGGCTCcctctcccttcttcttgcccagcctgcgcccgccccagcgtctgcctgcgcgcaggcgacaggaTCGTCGTGGAAGGCGCCACGCAGAGCGGAAAGACGCTTCTCCTCAGA CAACTGGCTGCGGAGATCGCGCTCGCGTGCTACCCCAAGTCCGCGCCCCTGAACTGTGACTCGCGAGGCAGGGGACAGGGCGTCCTCGTCCTGTCCTACGGCGGCGACGTCTCTCTCTTGAATATTCGCGAGACGATTGAAGACATGCTTGCAGAGAAGTTACAG gcTTCCCCCaccggcgcagagccgcgcgcccacgccgcgccCCTGAAGCCTGCCAGGGTCGCCCGCCCGTCTCGACTCTcagaagcgaagcgcgagcgactcGCTGTGCGCCGAGCGGCAGCCCAGGCACTTCG GCACGTGTTTGTCATCAGCATATACACGCCGCTCCAGCTTCTGCACGTCACGAAGTGGCtgcccttcttctgcgcgacgcACCCCAGCGTCCGCGCTCTGCTGGTTGACGGCGTGGTGACtaccgcggccgctgcgctggcTGCCTCCCCCGGGGGGCCTGCGCAGACGTTTTTCCGCTTCGCGCCttgcggaggagagagccgcgatccagggaggcgagagaggaaacgaaggcgcagaggcgaaaccGCCAATTCCGACCACGGAGACTCCGGCGCcctggagcggcgcggagggcttGCTGCGTCCCTGGgctcggcgggcgcgtcgcctgcttcgtctgggggggggggcacggGTTCGAAGCCTGCCACCAGCTTCTCTCGAAgtgccgcgccggccgcggcagcctccgcccgcgccaCGCCCACCTCCAGCATGCAGCTGCTTACGCTGGCAGTTCAGCAGATTCTGCGCGTGCACCAGGAGCAGCGGCTTCTTCTTGTCTACACGAAGCAGACcgctgcatctgcggcggcagccagggggggcgagggcgaagcggagcCTGGCGACAAACGCGTTGCGATTCCTCTCCCGTtgccgcgcttcgcggcgcgagcgggagACGCTGAGGGCTCAGCTGAGTTGCCCGCAGAAGCGCGTTCACTcggctctgctgcctcgcgggcggcgccgccgtcggaggaggcgcgcgagcgccaaaCCGCCCGCGGGCCCGGCGCAAGCCCCAGCCGCGGCGATCGCGCTGCAGACACGGCTTTTCATAGAGACAGCCTCTGGACACTCGCCGGGTTTCCGCGCttcccgcgaggcgctgtcGGCTTCCTCTTGCGTCGGGTGGCGTCAGACGCGTGGGTCCGCGCGACTCGACAGCCAGTCAGCAAACTCGTTTCCTGTTTGCACAaatcgcgcgcgagacgcggcagcgaaggcgaaggaagcgagcgatttgcgcgaggcgccgcgccgcgccgcgcctctcgggTGTATCAGCTTCAGCTGCTAAAAGCCGAGTCGCTGGCGTCATGTGGCGCTCAGCCGCCTGAGGCGGtgacgcgcgaaggcgaaccTCCTCACGCCTCCACGTTCCAGGAGGGCAGCCAGTCCGCACTCACCGGCACGGTcctcgcatgcgtgtgtAGCTGCAGTTCTGTCGGCGGTttgagcggccgcggcgcctcgggagACCTGCGGAGGAGTCAGGCGACTCACGCGAGTGCGGCTGCTGGGGTCGGCTCAGCGGAGAGCCCAGACGCTGTCCGCGCGCGAGTTGTCTGCGCAGTGGCTGGCAACACTCATCTCGTTGCCAATGAGGACTCTGTCGGCgcgtgcctcctccgccggtccagcgaggcagagggagCAGAATCtgcagcgaagccgcgcggcggccttcgcgaagcgcctcgcagagaggaggtggaggggggggcgagtGGTTTacaagagagaggcggaggcgccgctgcgctttTTCGAAGGTCATTTGCAGAGAGCGTTGCCGAGGGAAGCGATGTAGCCttggcgcgcaggcaggccACGGGCGGGACGTGTGGTGTATTTGTCCTCCTAACGAAGCATGGCTCACGCGACGTGGTGCAACTCTTATAG
- a CDS encoding dual specificity protein phosphatase (encoded by transcript BESB_071000), with protein MNEILPFLYLGGLTDAENVAALETAGICAIVTCCTYQECPKYAEKREFEYFRVDIEDTSREPLHLYFQEAGQFIDRHVSRQQAVLVHCKAGVSRSASIVLSYLMGCKNFALQEAFFHVLTKRGCICPNIGFMEQLCAYEREVRDSCSVCMFKYTDWYTADCSYRPAIPDLEP; from the exons ATGAACGAGATTTTGCCGTTTCTATATCTGGGAGGCCTGACCGACGCCGAGAACGttgcggcgctggagacggCAGGCATATGCGCGATCGTCACATGCTGCACTTACCAAGAGTGTCCGAAATATGCAGAAAAACGTGAATTCGAGTACTTTCGAGTTGACATAGAAGACACCAGCCGGGAGCCGCTCCACCTCTACTTCCAAGAAGCCGGACAGTTCATCGATCGCCATGTCTCTCGCCAACAGGCCGTCCTCGTCCACTGCAA GGCGGGCGTgtctcgctcggcgtcgaTTGTCCTCTCCTACCTGATGGGCTGCAAG AACTTCGCACTTCAGGAGGCCTTTTTCCACGTGTTGACGAAGCGCGGCTGCATCTGCCCGAACATCGGCTTCATGGAGCAGCTCTGCGCCTACGAGCGAGAAGTCCGCGACAGCTGCTCAGTCTGCATGTTCAAATACACGGACTGGTATACGGCGGATTGCTCCTACCGCCCCGCGATCCCCGATTTGGAGCCCTGA